The uncultured Carboxylicivirga sp. genomic interval CAGTCAAATATTTCGGGGGAATGACTACATCTGTTCCAAGTTCAGCATATTGATTGAGAAAAGGGACTAAAAGCAGACGTACGAAAATTTACGATTCTTCTTTATCACAGAGCATTCACCCACCTTAAACTTTATGGGCTAAGACAAAAATTGTATTTTTAAGCAAATACTAAAACTACAAAAAGATGTCTGACACTAAAAAAATTGCAGTTATACTTTCGGGTTGTGGCGTTTACGATGGTGCCGAAATTCACGAATCGGTTTTAACAATGCTTGCTATTGCCAAACAAGGTGCTGAATATACCCTTTTTGCACCAGATGTAAAACAACATCACGTTGTAAACCATGTTACCGGCGATGAAATGAGCCAAGAAAGAAATGTATTGGTTGAGTCAGCTCGTATTGCCCGAGGAGCCATCAATCCACTTAGCGATTACAAAGCTGCCAATTTCGATGCTCTTGTTTTACCAGGCGGATTTGGTGCAGCTAAAAATCTGAGTTCATTTGCATTTGAAGGACCTGATAGTACTGTTGAAGCCGAAACATTAAGAGCCTTAAAAGACACACACACTGCTCAAAAACCAATTGGCGCCTTATGCATTGCTCCGGCTATTGTAGCCAAAGCACTAGGAAATATTGAGGTAACCATTGGGCAAGATGCCGGCACTGCCGAAGCTATTGAAAAGATGGGTGCAACTCACAAATTAACCAACCATGGCGAAGTGGTTATCGATATCAAAAACAAAATTGCCACCACTCCATGCTACATGTTAGATGCCAATATTATTCAAATTGCTCAAGGAGCCGAAAATGTGGTAAAAGCAACCATTGATATGATTTAATATCATACAATACAAAAAAACGCATCGGAATAATACTCGATGCGTTTTTTTTATATTATAATATTTCTTTCTACTATCTAGAGAATAATAGCTCACGATATTTTGGCAATGGCCACATTTCGTTGTCAACTATTAATTCTAATTTATCGATATGATAACGAATATTGTCTAAGAAAGGACGAACTTCTTTATCGTAAGCATATGCTTTTTCTGTTTCAGACTCAATAACATTACATTTCTTACGAGCTTCAGTCATTTCTTTCACTTTTGCTTTAATAGCAGAAATATGAGTTGAAATAGTTCTGATTAACTCCTTACGAGCTGAAGCAATTTCGTTGAATTCTTTTTCGGTGAAGATATCGCGGATACCTTGTACGTTTTGAATCAACTGAGTTTGATAAGCAACGGCAGTTGGTACGATGTGGTTGATAGCTAAATCACCCAATGTACGAGATTCGATTTGAATCTTTTTCATGAATTTCTCCATTTCAACCTCAACACGTGCTTCTAACTCACGTTCTGACATGATACCAGTATCACATAAGATACGTTTGCTGTTTGCATCTAAGTATTTAGATAATGATTCAGGTACTGAAGTGATGTTTGATAAACCACGTTTAGCAGCTTCTTCTTTCCACTCATCGGAGTAACCATCACCGTTGAAACGGATTGGGTTCGACTCAAGAATCACTTTCTTAATCGTTTGGAAGATAGCTTCATCTTTCTTCACTCCTTTTTCGATCAATGCGTCAACATCTTTCTTAAATTCTTCTAACTGAATAGCCAATGCAGCACTTAAAGCTGTTAATGGAGCAGCACAGTTTGATGAAGATCCTACTGCACGGAACTCAAAACGGTTACCTGTAAATGCAAAAGGAGAAGTACGGTTACGGTCTGTGTTATCCAAAAGAATTTCAGGAATACGACCAATACCTAATTTAAGAGCTGTTTTTTCGTCTGGAGTCATTTTCTGATCAGTAATCTTCTCAGCTAAATTATCCAACATATTAGCAATTTGAGATCCAGTAAATACTGAAAGAATTGCTGGAGGTGCTTCGTTAGCTCCTAAACGGTGACTGTTTGGTGCAGTTAAAATAGAAGCACGTAATAAATCCTGGCTCTTATATACAGCAGCCAATGTGTTAACCACAAAAGTTAAGAACTGTAAGTTTCCTTTAGGATTTTTACCAGGAGCCATCAAAACAACACCTTTATCGGTTGCTAACGACCAGTTATTGTGTTTACCAGAACCGTTAATTCCAGCAAATGGTTTTTCGTGAAGTAATACTTCGAATTTGTGGTGACGAGCAACACGCTTCATCAAGTCCATCAACAATTGATTGTGGTCGTTGGCCAAGTTAGCTTCTTCAAAGATAGGAGCTACCTCAAATTGGTTTGGAGCCACCTCATTGTGACGAGTTTTAACAGGAATTCCTAAACGGTGAGCTTCAATTTCTAATTCAATCATGAATTTAGAAACACGCTCAGGAATAGAACCAAAGTAGTGGTCATCTAACTGCTGATCTTTAGCAGAAGAGTGGCCCATCAATGTTCTTCCTGTTACAATAAGGTCAGGACGAGCTTGATAAAGAGCTGTATCAATTAAGAAATACTCTTGCTCCCATCCAAGGTTAGTATATACCTTACGAACATCTTTATCGAAATATTGAGCTACAGCTACAGCAGCTTTATCCACTGCAGAAAGAGCTTTTAAGAATGGCGTTTTGTAATCTAACGCTTCACCTGTGTATGAAATAAATACAGTAGGAATACATAAAGTAGTACCTACAATAAAAGCTGGAGAAGATACATCCCAAGCTGTGTAACCACGAGCTTCGAAAGTTTGACGAATACCTCCTGATGGGAAAGATGATGCATCTGGTTCTTGTTGAGCCAACAGTTTACCTGAAAATGCCTCAATCATACTACCATTATCCCCGTAATCGATAAAACCATCGTGCTTTTCAGCAGTTCCATCGGTTAATGGTTGAAACCAGTGAGTGTAGTGAGTTGCACCACGCTCCATTGCCCAGGCTTTCATACCAGAAGCAACAGTATCTGCGATTTTACGATCGATTGTTTCTCCTTTATCGATCGCTACTTTTACAGCCTCATAAGCATCTCTTGAAAGATACTTTGACATGGCATCCATATTGAATACTAATTCTCCATAGTAATCGGTTGCCTTTGCTGATGGGAAAACAACTTGTTTTGCTTCCCTGTTCATTAACTCACCAAGAGCTTGAAATCTAAGTTTTGCCATATTCGCTTAATTTTTTATCGAGTTAGCAGAAGCAAAAATAGATTTTTTTATTATATCGCCATCATTTTTAGGGTCAAATTTGATAATTTTTTATTTTTTCATTTAAAAAAGCTACATTTTACAAGCAAATGAGATGATTTACCGAAAATATATAGATATACATGCTCATTTTCACCCATTTTAGGAGTAGTGTCAATTTTACAAAAAAAGTCATCTACCCTACATATCAACAGGACAGATGACTTATTAAAACACAAAAACACCTATTTCACCCCATCACTAGAGCATAGGCGTTAG includes:
- the elbB gene encoding isoprenoid biosynthesis glyoxalase ElbB — translated: MSDTKKIAVILSGCGVYDGAEIHESVLTMLAIAKQGAEYTLFAPDVKQHHVVNHVTGDEMSQERNVLVESARIARGAINPLSDYKAANFDALVLPGGFGAAKNLSSFAFEGPDSTVEAETLRALKDTHTAQKPIGALCIAPAIVAKALGNIEVTIGQDAGTAEAIEKMGATHKLTNHGEVVIDIKNKIATTPCYMLDANIIQIAQGAENVVKATIDMI
- a CDS encoding glutamine synthetase III, giving the protein MAKLRFQALGELMNREAKQVVFPSAKATDYYGELVFNMDAMSKYLSRDAYEAVKVAIDKGETIDRKIADTVASGMKAWAMERGATHYTHWFQPLTDGTAEKHDGFIDYGDNGSMIEAFSGKLLAQQEPDASSFPSGGIRQTFEARGYTAWDVSSPAFIVGTTLCIPTVFISYTGEALDYKTPFLKALSAVDKAAVAVAQYFDKDVRKVYTNLGWEQEYFLIDTALYQARPDLIVTGRTLMGHSSAKDQQLDDHYFGSIPERVSKFMIELEIEAHRLGIPVKTRHNEVAPNQFEVAPIFEEANLANDHNQLLMDLMKRVARHHKFEVLLHEKPFAGINGSGKHNNWSLATDKGVVLMAPGKNPKGNLQFLTFVVNTLAAVYKSQDLLRASILTAPNSHRLGANEAPPAILSVFTGSQIANMLDNLAEKITDQKMTPDEKTALKLGIGRIPEILLDNTDRNRTSPFAFTGNRFEFRAVGSSSNCAAPLTALSAALAIQLEEFKKDVDALIEKGVKKDEAIFQTIKKVILESNPIRFNGDGYSDEWKEEAAKRGLSNITSVPESLSKYLDANSKRILCDTGIMSERELEARVEVEMEKFMKKIQIESRTLGDLAINHIVPTAVAYQTQLIQNVQGIRDIFTEKEFNEIASARKELIRTISTHISAIKAKVKEMTEARKKCNVIESETEKAYAYDKEVRPFLDNIRYHIDKLELIVDNEMWPLPKYRELLFSR